One stretch of Brevibacillus laterosporus DNA includes these proteins:
- a CDS encoding septation protein SpoVG has protein sequence MEVTDVRLRRVNTDGRMKAIASITIDHEFVVHDIRVIDGNNGMFVAMPSKRTPDGEFRDIAHPISSTTREKIQAAVLSEYERVGIEEEAQIEAGA, from the coding sequence ATGGAAGTAACTGATGTAAGACTACGCCGTGTTAATACGGACGGTAGAATGAAAGCGATTGCCTCAATTACCATCGACCACGAATTTGTGGTTCATGATATCCGCGTAATTGATGGGAACAACGGAATGTTTGTGGCGATGCCTAGCAAACGCACTCCTGACGGGGAATTCCGAGATATTGCCCACCCAATTTCTTCAACAACCCGCGAAAAAATTCAGGCAGCAGTCCTATCTGAATATGAACGTGTCGGAATTGAAGAGGAAGCACAGATCGAAGCGGGGGCATGA
- a CDS encoding GTP-binding protein encodes MSTDVYILTGYLGSGKTTLLQQLLAYLRDQSSNVVVMMNEMGEEDVDGEQLEGFGFPVKKMLNGCICCSIRGELTDNLKEMMQNIKPEHLIIETTGVADPIEVVDAMTHPELYDKMNLKGIISVVDASRYLELTSFFQAGGALVKTIRNQVKYADLLIVNKVDLVEEDILTKVKARLQEVNTHAPMHATIRTEMDLEKLLQVKRLAQNSEISNATSTIPVQKTIGRFSPLDKLKQSLGLKSNQPSLFHTIDTFSYHFKGPVDAQAFEDFLYDLPKTIYRAKGYVQFNGQDELISFQQTQTQVHLFPFTNFGPKMVAVFIGEGFDKDNIIENLEKCYRK; translated from the coding sequence ATGAGTACAGATGTATATATATTGACAGGTTATCTAGGGAGCGGGAAGACAACTCTTCTGCAACAACTACTAGCCTATCTGCGTGATCAAAGCAGCAATGTCGTTGTCATGATGAACGAAATGGGCGAAGAAGATGTAGATGGGGAGCAATTAGAGGGATTTGGCTTTCCGGTTAAAAAAATGCTAAATGGCTGCATCTGCTGCTCCATTCGAGGTGAGCTTACAGACAATTTAAAAGAAATGATGCAAAATATAAAACCGGAGCACCTGATCATTGAGACAACAGGAGTAGCCGATCCTATTGAAGTAGTTGATGCCATGACGCATCCCGAGCTTTATGACAAAATGAATTTAAAAGGGATTATTAGCGTTGTAGATGCTTCGAGATACCTAGAGCTCACTTCTTTTTTTCAAGCTGGCGGAGCTTTGGTCAAAACGATTCGTAATCAAGTAAAATATGCTGACCTATTAATCGTGAACAAAGTCGATTTAGTGGAAGAAGATATATTAACAAAAGTAAAAGCAAGGCTTCAGGAAGTAAATACCCATGCACCCATGCACGCGACGATACGTACAGAAATGGATTTAGAGAAGTTGCTACAAGTAAAACGGCTTGCCCAAAACAGTGAAATATCAAATGCAACCTCCACCATTCCTGTACAAAAAACCATTGGACGCTTTTCCCCATTAGATAAATTAAAACAATCACTTGGGCTGAAATCAAACCAACCTTCCCTTTTCCATACTATTGATACATTTTCTTATCATTTTAAGGGTCCAGTTGATGCTCAGGCCTTTGAAGACTTTTTATATGATCTTCCCAAAACGATCTATCGGGCAAAAGGCTACGTGCAATTTAATGGACAAGACGAGTTGATTTCTTTCCAGCAAACCCAAACTCAGGTACACTTATTCCCATTTACCAATTTTGGACCAAAAATGGTGGCTGTTTTTATTGGTGAGGGATTCGATAAAGACAATATTATAGAAAACCTAGAAAAATGCTATCGTAAGTAA
- the glmU gene encoding bifunctional UDP-N-acetylglucosamine diphosphorylase/glucosamine-1-phosphate N-acetyltransferase GlmU yields MSIIHAVILAAGQGTRMKSKLYKVLHPVCGKPMVQHVVDTLASMQVNDVVVVVGHGADKVRDTLQDRVQYAMQAEQLGTAHAALQAKDFLQGQEGTTLLLYGDVPLLSKETLAKLLAYHEEQNAAATVLTALMADPTGYGRIVRNESNEVLRIVEHKDATDVERNIAEINTGIYCFDNKKLWETLSKVKNDNVQSEYYITDCVGILREAGEKVSAYAAVDPDETMGVNDRVQLSEAEAYMRKRIAIEHMRNGVTIIDPASTYIEADVVIGADTIIEPNSYLRGKTVIGTDCKIGPQTELTNMQVADCVSITYSVLVDSQVDEQATVGPFAYVRPQTHIGPKVKIGDFVELKNAKIGAGSKVPHLSYLGDAEIGQGVNVGCGTISVNYDGAKKHKTIVGDRSFIGCNSNLVAPVTVGHDAYVAAGSTINQDVPDGAFAIARERQTNKLDYAVKLPRKQSE; encoded by the coding sequence ATGTCTATTATACATGCGGTAATTCTTGCTGCTGGTCAGGGAACACGGATGAAATCCAAATTATATAAGGTACTGCATCCTGTATGCGGCAAGCCAATGGTTCAGCATGTGGTGGATACTTTGGCTTCCATGCAAGTGAACGATGTGGTTGTAGTAGTAGGACACGGGGCTGATAAAGTTCGTGATACGCTACAAGACCGTGTTCAATATGCGATGCAAGCAGAACAATTAGGAACAGCTCATGCAGCTTTACAAGCCAAGGATTTCTTACAAGGCCAGGAAGGAACGACCCTTCTTTTATATGGGGACGTGCCATTGCTGTCGAAAGAAACACTTGCTAAATTATTGGCTTACCATGAGGAGCAGAACGCTGCTGCTACAGTTTTAACCGCTTTGATGGCCGATCCAACTGGATATGGTCGTATTGTTCGGAATGAATCAAATGAAGTGTTACGCATTGTAGAGCATAAGGATGCGACGGATGTAGAACGTAACATTGCTGAAATCAACACAGGTATCTATTGCTTTGACAATAAGAAGCTTTGGGAAACATTATCCAAAGTGAAGAATGATAATGTTCAAAGTGAATACTATATCACTGATTGTGTGGGTATTCTACGAGAAGCAGGCGAGAAAGTGTCGGCTTACGCTGCCGTAGATCCAGATGAGACTATGGGGGTTAACGATCGCGTTCAGCTGTCCGAGGCAGAAGCTTATATGCGTAAACGTATTGCTATTGAACACATGAGAAACGGTGTTACTATCATTGATCCAGCTTCTACCTATATTGAAGCAGATGTGGTGATTGGAGCCGATACAATAATTGAGCCGAATTCCTATTTGCGTGGAAAAACGGTTATTGGCACAGATTGCAAAATTGGCCCACAGACCGAACTAACTAATATGCAAGTTGCGGATTGTGTAAGTATCACTTATTCCGTACTAGTGGACAGCCAAGTGGATGAACAGGCTACAGTTGGTCCGTTTGCGTATGTCCGTCCGCAGACCCATATTGGTCCTAAGGTAAAAATTGGAGATTTTGTGGAGCTCAAAAATGCTAAAATTGGTGCAGGAAGTAAAGTTCCTCATCTCAGTTATCTAGGAGATGCTGAGATCGGCCAAGGTGTTAACGTTGGATGTGGGACAATCTCCGTGAACTATGATGGAGCGAAAAAGCATAAGACGATAGTAGGCGATCGATCCTTTATTGGATGCAACTCTAACCTAGTTGCGCCTGTTACGGTAGGTCATGATGCTTATGTAGCTGCTGGTTCGACCATTAATCAAGATGTACCAGATGGAGCGTTTGCCATTGCGCGTGAACGCCAAACCAATAAACTGGACTACGCGGTGAAACTACCACGTAAACAAAGCGAATAA
- a CDS encoding ribose-phosphate diphosphokinase yields the protein MANYRDPKLKVFTCSANPKLAQEIAEHIGLNVGNMETARFSDGECQIKLNESVRGSDVFIIQPTCAPVNEHLMELLVMVDALKRASAKSINVVIPYYGYARQDRKARSRDPITAKLVANLIETAGAQRVITMDLHATQIQGFFDIPVDHLLGVPILAKYFQEKKLSDVVVVSPDHGGVTRARKLAERLEAPIAIIDKRRPEPNVAEVMNIVGNIEGKTAIIIDDIIDTAGTITLAANALVDAGAREVYACCTHPVLSGPAMERIQNSMIKELIVTNTIPLETEKLIDKVKVLSVAPLIGEAIIRVHEELSISKLFD from the coding sequence ATGGCTAATTATCGTGACCCGAAGCTGAAGGTATTCACTTGCAGTGCCAACCCTAAATTGGCTCAAGAGATTGCTGAACATATCGGCTTAAACGTGGGCAACATGGAGACAGCACGATTCAGTGACGGTGAGTGCCAAATCAAGCTAAATGAGAGTGTGCGTGGATCAGACGTATTCATTATCCAACCTACTTGCGCACCAGTAAACGAACACCTGATGGAGTTACTGGTTATGGTCGACGCTCTAAAACGTGCTTCTGCCAAAAGCATTAACGTTGTAATTCCTTACTATGGATATGCAAGACAAGATCGCAAAGCGCGTTCTCGTGATCCAATCACAGCGAAATTAGTTGCAAATCTGATCGAAACAGCAGGAGCACAGCGTGTGATTACAATGGACTTGCACGCAACGCAAATTCAAGGCTTCTTTGATATCCCTGTAGATCATCTGTTGGGAGTTCCAATTTTGGCTAAATATTTCCAAGAGAAAAAGCTCTCAGACGTTGTTGTTGTATCACCAGATCACGGGGGAGTTACACGTGCCCGTAAACTGGCTGAACGATTAGAAGCACCGATTGCCATCATTGATAAACGCCGTCCTGAACCGAACGTAGCTGAGGTTATGAATATTGTTGGTAACATTGAAGGTAAAACTGCTATCATTATTGACGATATCATTGACACAGCCGGAACGATTACTCTAGCTGCTAATGCCTTGGTAGATGCAGGTGCTCGTGAAGTGTATGCATGTTGCACACACCCTGTTCTCTCTGGCCCTGCCATGGAGCGTATTCAGAATTCCATGATTAAGGAGTTAATCGTAACCAACACGATTCCTTTAGAAACAGAAAAATTGATTGATAAGGTGAAGGTATTATCTGTGGCTCCATTAATTGGAGAAGCGATTATCCGCGTTCACGAGGAATTGTCGATCAGTAAATTGTTTGATTAA
- a CDS encoding 50S ribosomal protein L25 — MVAIKAEVRNTQDNMTAKAIRRAGWVPAVLYGTDVGNKEVKVLALELDQALREQNTNIPFTLQVEGKKYDVMVYELQRHPVQGRILHADFKQINMKEKIHTSVPVTMTGDPELGVATLVRHSVEISCLPTDIPATLSVDTDGLHIGDVILVEDLQIPPNVEVHLDGLEVVISVLAPKAKSDESIEAQQSAMEVAEQANAPIAEAKKV; from the coding sequence ATGGTAGCGATTAAAGCAGAAGTACGTAACACTCAAGATAACATGACAGCCAAAGCAATTCGTCGTGCTGGATGGGTTCCTGCTGTGTTATACGGTACAGATGTGGGAAATAAGGAAGTGAAGGTGCTGGCGCTTGAGTTAGATCAAGCCTTGCGTGAGCAAAACACCAACATCCCCTTTACATTACAAGTAGAAGGAAAAAAGTATGATGTGATGGTGTATGAGCTTCAGAGACACCCGGTCCAGGGTAGGATTCTGCATGCTGACTTTAAACAGATCAATATGAAAGAAAAAATTCATACATCGGTGCCTGTTACTATGACCGGAGATCCTGAATTAGGAGTAGCTACATTGGTACGACACAGTGTAGAAATTTCTTGCTTACCTACCGATATCCCAGCAACATTATCTGTAGATACAGATGGGCTACATATAGGAGACGTTATACTTGTTGAAGATTTACAAATTCCTCCGAATGTAGAAGTACATCTTGATGGGCTGGAAGTAGTGATCAGCGTACTTGCACCAAAAGCAAAATCGGATGAATCAATTGAAGCTCAGCAAAGCGCAATGGAAGTAGCAGAACAAGCAAATGCACCCATAGCCGAAGCGAAAAAAGTGTGA
- a CDS encoding aminoacyl-tRNA hydrolase: protein MKVIIGLGNPGKQYEDTRHNVGFLAIDTLSKELQIPLNTMKFRGIIGEGNVQGEKVLLVKPQTYMNLSGETVGQIVSFYKLTAKDIVVIYDDLDLPVGKLRLREKGSAGGHNGIKSLIAHLGTQDFSRIKIGVDRPEAGRSVSDYVLHSFPKSDWPHIQDAIQSATKACEDWIKGDSFLTVMNHYNPTRG from the coding sequence TTGAAAGTCATCATTGGGTTAGGAAACCCTGGCAAACAATATGAGGATACCAGACATAATGTAGGGTTTCTTGCAATAGATACATTAAGTAAAGAATTACAAATCCCGTTAAACACCATGAAATTCCGTGGCATCATAGGGGAGGGAAATGTACAAGGAGAAAAGGTTTTATTAGTAAAACCGCAAACGTACATGAACCTATCTGGAGAAACGGTTGGACAGATTGTTTCCTTTTATAAATTGACAGCAAAAGATATAGTTGTCATTTATGATGATCTTGACTTACCGGTAGGCAAGCTAAGACTGCGGGAAAAAGGCAGTGCAGGTGGACATAATGGAATTAAATCATTAATTGCACATTTAGGTACACAAGATTTTAGTCGCATCAAAATTGGTGTTGATCGTCCTGAAGCAGGCAGAAGTGTAAGTGACTACGTGTTACACTCGTTTCCAAAAAGTGATTGGCCACATATTCAGGATGCAATTCAATCGGCAACAAAGGCCTGTGAGGATTGGATTAAAGGTGATAGCTTCCTGACTGTTATGAATCACTATAATCCAACACGTGGGTAG
- a CDS encoding anti-sigma-F factor Fin family protein has protein sequence MSYRYVCRCCGMKVGEIHQSDVSEWQLGFQFLTQQERQHIISKDEIGNTVVRVVCDYCKEALDQNPDLSVVGNPLQ, from the coding sequence ATGAGTTACCGCTATGTATGTCGTTGTTGTGGAATGAAGGTGGGGGAAATCCATCAATCGGATGTATCTGAATGGCAGCTAGGCTTTCAATTCTTGACCCAACAAGAGCGCCAACATATAATATCCAAGGATGAGATAGGCAATACAGTTGTTCGTGTGGTTTGTGATTATTGTAAAGAAGCCCTCGATCAAAATCCTGATTTGTCCGTTGTAGGAAATCCTCTGCAATAG
- the mfd gene encoding transcription-repair coupling factor: MQVIINRIKEDSNFGTILAGLSQGLHEQLMAGLSGSARHIFMAAVYQESKRPLCIVTHNMFQAQKVYEDVAELLSPEEVMLYPGNELIGSEMAIASPETLAQRIQVFNRLANGFTGILVVPFAGIRRLTVPHGVWKEAQITVNRGGTLDLHDFLQRMVELGYERVEMVERKGDLSIRGGIVDLFPVDSDWPIRIELFDEEIDSIRTFDMGTQRSQEHLEQYVIGPVKETIVFSSQLVESASYLEKKLGETLGNTKDDVVKERLMDQIGRDIEIMRQGSRPANLYSYLSVLYPEMETIIDYLPADTLMIVDEPSRVIDTAVQLQKDESEWITSRIEQGDFMSNLILSRSYDELVHGQKRQIVYLSLFLRQTPKTHPQNIVNSNCRTMQNFHGQMNVLKSELQRWIKGQYQIIFAAADAERAKRLERVLDDYEMEADLLLEEVSVIPPGRPTIIIGNIQSGFEMPLSKMVVVTEGEVFTAKQRKARKVNQNMSNAERIKNYMELKPGDYVVHINHGIGKYLGIETKEILGIHKDYLHVQYAGGDSLFVPIDQIDHVQKYVGSEEAQPKIYNLGGNEWKRVKSKVETSVKDIAEDLIKLYAQREEAVGYGFNKDSLEQREFEAMFQYQETVDQLRAIAEVKADMESKRPMDRLVCGDVGYGKTEVAIRAAFKSVMDGKQVALLVPTTILAQQHFETFKERFSDFPIKVEVLSRFRSRKEQTATMKGLKEGTVDVVIGTHRLLSKDIIFRDLGLLIVDEEQRFGVSHKEKLKQLKTNVDVLTLTATPIPRTLHMSMLGVRDLSVIETPPENRFPVQTYVLDYSPALVREAIERELAREGQVFFLYNQVQGIEQMAEHISALVPDARVAVAHGQMNESELERIILDFLDGNYDVLVSTTIIETGVDIPNVNTLIIYNADRMGLSQLYQLRGRVGRSNRIAYAYFTYQRDKVLTEVAEKRLQAIKEFTELGSGFKIAMRDLSIRGAGNLLGAEQHGFINTVGFDLYTQMLKEAIDDLRGEVRTEEIAPAPPVEINLQIDAYLPSDYITDSRQKIEMYKKFVATSTLEELDDLADELIDRFGNIPYPVENLLMISRLRIQAMKHHIVEINQKDPDVIKIILAEHQTSNIDGGALFGLSSKYDRRIGLSTTPGGQQIIVTVKVKGLKIEAGVKMVIDLIDEFHLVEKSKNPDPSLH; this comes from the coding sequence ATGCAAGTCATCATTAATCGTATAAAAGAAGATTCCAATTTCGGAACCATTCTTGCTGGTTTATCACAAGGTTTACATGAACAGTTGATGGCGGGACTATCTGGTTCCGCGCGTCACATTTTTATGGCGGCTGTCTATCAAGAGAGCAAACGCCCCTTGTGTATCGTGACACATAATATGTTTCAAGCGCAAAAAGTTTATGAGGACGTAGCAGAGCTACTCTCCCCAGAGGAAGTCATGCTTTATCCGGGGAATGAGCTAATTGGCTCAGAAATGGCGATTGCGAGTCCAGAGACGTTAGCACAACGCATTCAAGTATTTAACCGTTTAGCGAATGGCTTCACGGGTATTTTGGTTGTTCCTTTTGCAGGTATTCGCCGCCTAACTGTACCTCACGGAGTGTGGAAAGAGGCCCAAATTACCGTAAATCGTGGAGGAACCTTAGATTTACATGACTTTTTACAGAGAATGGTTGAATTAGGCTACGAACGGGTAGAGATGGTTGAGCGCAAAGGTGATTTAAGCATTCGTGGTGGTATTGTTGACCTATTCCCCGTTGATTCGGACTGGCCGATTCGAATTGAGCTATTTGATGAAGAGATCGATTCCATTCGAACATTTGATATGGGTACCCAGCGCTCTCAAGAACATTTGGAACAATATGTGATCGGTCCTGTAAAAGAAACGATCGTCTTTTCGTCCCAATTAGTCGAGAGTGCTAGTTATTTAGAGAAGAAGCTGGGTGAAACCTTAGGTAACACCAAGGATGATGTAGTAAAGGAAAGATTGATGGATCAAATTGGGCGTGATATTGAAATCATGCGCCAAGGTAGCCGACCAGCTAATTTATACAGCTATTTATCGGTTCTATATCCTGAGATGGAAACCATAATAGATTATCTGCCTGCCGATACGTTGATGATTGTCGACGAGCCGTCCCGTGTAATTGACACTGCGGTTCAACTACAAAAGGACGAATCCGAATGGATCACTAGTCGTATTGAGCAGGGCGATTTTATGTCTAATTTAATTCTGTCACGGTCGTATGATGAGTTAGTTCATGGGCAGAAGAGACAGATTGTCTATTTGTCGTTATTTTTGCGTCAAACACCGAAGACTCATCCACAAAATATCGTCAATAGTAACTGTCGCACGATGCAAAATTTTCATGGTCAAATGAACGTATTAAAAAGCGAGTTACAGCGATGGATAAAAGGCCAGTATCAAATTATCTTTGCTGCTGCCGATGCGGAGCGGGCCAAGCGTCTGGAACGAGTTTTAGATGACTATGAGATGGAAGCTGATTTGCTGTTAGAAGAAGTAAGCGTGATTCCTCCAGGTCGACCTACTATTATTATTGGAAATATTCAAAGCGGTTTTGAAATGCCATTAAGCAAAATGGTTGTCGTTACGGAAGGGGAAGTTTTTACAGCAAAGCAACGCAAGGCTCGCAAAGTAAATCAAAACATGAGCAATGCGGAGCGCATCAAGAATTACATGGAATTAAAGCCTGGCGATTATGTTGTACACATTAATCATGGGATTGGTAAATATCTAGGGATTGAAACAAAGGAAATTCTAGGCATCCACAAGGATTATTTACATGTACAATATGCAGGCGGCGATAGCTTGTTTGTACCGATTGATCAAATCGATCATGTACAAAAGTATGTAGGAAGTGAAGAAGCTCAGCCTAAGATCTATAATTTGGGCGGTAATGAATGGAAGCGCGTTAAGAGCAAGGTAGAAACGTCGGTAAAAGATATTGCCGAGGATTTAATCAAGCTTTATGCGCAACGGGAAGAAGCAGTAGGATATGGTTTTAACAAAGATAGCTTGGAGCAAAGAGAATTTGAGGCCATGTTCCAGTATCAGGAGACTGTGGATCAATTGCGGGCTATCGCAGAAGTGAAAGCTGACATGGAAAGCAAGCGCCCTATGGATCGTTTGGTTTGCGGGGATGTAGGATATGGAAAGACGGAAGTAGCGATACGTGCCGCCTTTAAATCGGTTATGGATGGTAAACAAGTAGCTTTACTTGTACCGACCACGATTTTGGCCCAACAACATTTTGAAACTTTTAAAGAGCGTTTTTCTGATTTCCCAATTAAAGTGGAAGTTTTGAGCCGCTTTCGTTCTCGAAAGGAACAAACTGCAACAATGAAGGGCTTAAAAGAAGGAACGGTAGATGTGGTAATCGGTACGCATCGATTGCTGTCTAAAGATATTATATTCCGTGACCTAGGGTTATTGATTGTTGATGAGGAGCAGCGTTTTGGTGTAAGCCATAAAGAAAAATTGAAGCAACTAAAAACCAATGTAGATGTACTAACGCTGACAGCTACTCCAATTCCTCGTACGCTTCATATGTCAATGCTTGGAGTACGTGATTTATCTGTTATTGAGACACCGCCAGAGAATCGCTTCCCTGTACAAACTTATGTTTTAGATTATAGTCCAGCTTTGGTTCGAGAAGCGATTGAACGCGAATTGGCTCGTGAAGGACAGGTGTTCTTCCTTTACAATCAGGTACAGGGCATTGAACAAATGGCTGAGCATATTTCAGCTTTGGTTCCTGATGCAAGGGTAGCTGTTGCGCATGGACAAATGAATGAGAGCGAACTAGAAAGAATTATCCTCGACTTCTTAGATGGGAATTATGATGTGTTGGTGAGTACAACAATTATTGAGACTGGTGTTGATATTCCTAACGTAAATACGTTAATCATATACAATGCAGACCGAATGGGTCTGTCCCAGTTGTATCAGCTACGAGGGCGTGTAGGTCGTTCCAATCGGATTGCTTATGCTTACTTCACCTACCAACGTGACAAGGTGCTAACAGAGGTAGCTGAGAAACGTTTACAGGCTATTAAGGAATTTACGGAACTCGGATCTGGTTTTAAAATTGCCATGCGAGATTTATCCATTCGTGGAGCGGGTAATTTATTGGGAGCTGAGCAGCATGGTTTCATCAATACTGTTGGGTTTGATTTGTACACACAAATGCTGAAGGAAGCAATTGATGATTTACGTGGTGAAGTGAGGACAGAAGAGATCGCTCCTGCTCCTCCAGTCGAAATCAATCTTCAAATTGATGCGTATCTACCTTCTGATTACATTACAGATAGCCGTCAAAAAATCGAAATGTACAAAAAATTTGTAGCAACCTCAACGTTAGAAGAGCTCGATGATCTTGCTGATGAGTTGATCGACCGTTTCGGTAATATCCCATATCCAGTAGAAAATTTACTAATGATCTCTCGTCTACGTATTCAAGCGATGAAGCATCATATTGTTGAGATTAATCAGAAAGATCCTGATGTTATTAAAATCATTTTGGCAGAACATCAAACCTCCAATATTGATGGAGGGGCTCTATTTGGGCTATCTAGCAAATATGATCGCCGTATCGGTCTTTCTACTACCCCAGGTGGACAACAGATCATCGTAACTGTTAAAGTTAAGGGGTTAAAAATTGAGGCTGGGGTCAAGATGGTAATAGACCTAATTGATGAGTTCCATTTGGTTGAAAAGAGTAAGAACCCTGATCCCTCATTACATTAA
- a CDS encoding foldase, translated as MKKTTFKKGKRVLALLSTTALTLAILSGCGTTNKAETAQPDKPGAEQPADNEDALAQFPPVKLPFTIDPNASIFEYQGGKLTGQEFEDFLRALGFMNPPQAYAIGVSTQEMVDNYARQYLATKLKAEKADEAIKKASVTEADKAFESLKGQYVQVLGSEDKFNQLLKNHNLTKEAIVKQLTSINASVKVMESEVNDAEVKKVYDAEDKSAYTTASVRHILVKFENRKPEEADKLAKDYLARLKKGEDFATLAKQVSEDEGSKANGGLYENADVNNWVPEFKKAALTQKIGVLSEPAVKTEYGYHIVKVEDRKVKTFDEAKAQLKQQALEQKFEQYVTKDLDKIITKKSIPEVKAPAPETNK; from the coding sequence ATGAAAAAAACTACATTTAAGAAGGGTAAACGTGTGTTGGCCCTACTTTCCACCACGGCATTAACGCTAGCGATTCTGAGTGGTTGCGGAACGACTAATAAGGCTGAAACAGCACAACCAGATAAACCGGGGGCAGAACAACCTGCTGATAATGAAGATGCTCTAGCGCAATTCCCGCCGGTTAAATTGCCATTTACCATTGATCCGAATGCTTCTATTTTTGAATATCAAGGTGGCAAGCTAACAGGTCAGGAGTTTGAAGATTTCTTGCGTGCACTTGGCTTTATGAATCCTCCGCAAGCCTATGCGATTGGGGTTTCCACACAAGAGATGGTGGACAACTATGCTCGTCAATATCTAGCTACTAAGCTAAAAGCGGAAAAGGCTGATGAAGCAATCAAGAAAGCATCAGTTACAGAAGCGGATAAAGCTTTTGAATCGCTAAAAGGCCAGTACGTTCAGGTACTTGGTAGCGAAGATAAATTTAACCAATTGTTGAAGAATCATAATCTCACAAAAGAAGCGATTGTGAAACAATTAACGAGTATCAATGCTTCTGTGAAGGTCATGGAAAGTGAAGTAAACGATGCAGAAGTGAAGAAAGTATACGATGCAGAAGATAAATCTGCGTATACAACAGCTTCTGTGCGACATATTCTGGTTAAATTCGAAAACCGTAAGCCAGAAGAAGCGGATAAGTTGGCAAAAGATTATCTTGCCCGTCTGAAAAAAGGAGAAGACTTTGCTACCCTTGCAAAACAAGTGTCTGAGGACGAGGGAAGTAAAGCAAACGGTGGATTGTACGAAAATGCTGACGTAAACAACTGGGTACCAGAATTTAAGAAGGCCGCTCTAACTCAAAAGATTGGAGTACTCAGTGAACCAGCAGTGAAGACTGAGTATGGTTATCACATCGTTAAAGTAGAAGATCGTAAAGTGAAAACTTTTGATGAAGCAAAAGCTCAGTTGAAGCAACAGGCATTGGAGCAAAAATTTGAGCAATATGTTACCAAAGATCTGGACAAGATTATTACAAAAAAATCTATACCAGAGGTAAAAGCACCAGCTCCTGAAACGAATAAATAA
- the spoVT gene encoding stage V sporulation protein T, with protein sequence MKATGIVRRIDDLGRVVIPKEIRRTLRIREGDPLEIFVDRDGEVILKKYSPIGELADFAKEYADSLYESLNHIVIISDRDTVIAVAGASKKEYLEKPIGSLVEKSLEERKSKVEKNSGQYEVCRDMPEQYSSYVVAPIVAGGDPIGAVILLNKAEAKMGELEMKMAETAAGFLAKQMEQ encoded by the coding sequence ATGAAGGCAACTGGAATTGTTCGTCGTATAGACGACCTCGGACGGGTCGTAATCCCGAAGGAAATCCGTCGCACACTTCGTATTCGTGAGGGGGATCCACTTGAGATTTTTGTCGATCGTGATGGGGAAGTAATCCTTAAAAAATATTCTCCAATTGGGGAATTGGCTGATTTTGCTAAGGAATATGCTGACTCTTTATACGAAAGCTTAAATCATATTGTCATTATTTCCGATCGAGATACGGTCATTGCAGTAGCCGGTGCTTCCAAGAAAGAATACTTGGAAAAACCGATTGGTAGTCTAGTAGAAAAATCATTGGAAGAGCGTAAGAGCAAGGTAGAAAAAAATTCGGGTCAATATGAAGTATGTCGAGATATGCCAGAGCAGTACTCTTCTTACGTAGTGGCTCCAATCGTTGCGGGTGGAGACCCTATTGGTGCGGTAATTCTCCTCAACAAAGCAGAAGCAAAAATGGGCGAATTAGAGATGAAAATGGCAGAAACAGCTGCTGGATTCTTAGCGAAACAAATGGAACAATAA